In one Balaenoptera ricei isolate mBalRic1 chromosome 20, mBalRic1.hap2, whole genome shotgun sequence genomic region, the following are encoded:
- the PSMC5 gene encoding 26S proteasome regulatory subunit 8, producing MALDGPEQMELEEGKAGSGLRQYYLSKIEELQLIVNDKSQNLRRLQAQRNELNAKVRLLREELQLLQEQGSYVGEVVRAMDKKKVLVKVHPEGKFVVDVDKNIDINDVTPNCRVALRNDSYTLHKILPNKVDPLVSLMMVEKVPDSTYEMIGGLDKQIKEIKEVIELPVKHPELFEALGIAQPKGVLLYGPPGTGKTLLARAVAHHTDCTFIRVSGSELVQKFIGEGARMVRELFVMAREHAPSIIFMDEIDSIGSSRLEGGSGGDSEVQRTMLELLNQLDGFEATKNIKVIMATNRIDILDSALLRPGRIDRKIEFPPPNEEARLDILKIHSRKMNLTRGINLRKIAELMPGASGAEVKGVCTEAGMYALRERRVHVTQEDFEMAVAKVMQKDSEKNMSIKKLWK from the exons ATGGCGCTTGACGGACCAGAGCAG ATGGAGCTGGAAGAGGGGAAGGCAGGCAGTGGACTCCGCCAGTATTACCTGTCCAAGATTGAAGAACTCCAG CTGATCGTGAATGATAAGAGCCAAAATCTCCGGAGGCTGCAGGCACAGAGGAATGAGCTTAATGCAAAAG TTCGCCTGTTGCGGGAAGAGCTACAGCTGCTGCAGGAACAGGGCTCCTACGTGGGGGAAGTAGTCCGGGCCATGGATAAGAAGAAAGTGTTGGTTAAG GTACATCCTGAGGGCAAGTTTGTCGTAGACGTAGATAAGAACATCGACATCAATGAT GTGACACCCAATTGCCGGGTGGCTCTCAGAAATGACAGCTACACTCTGCACAAGATCCTGCCCAACAAGGTAGACCCATTGGTGTCACTGATGATGGTGGAGAAGGTGCCAGATTCAACTTACGAGATGATTGGTGGACTGGACAAGCAGATCAAGGAGATCAAAGAAGTGATTGAGCTGCCCGTTAAGCATCCTGAGCTCTTTGAAGCGCTGGGCATCGCGCAGCCCAAG GGAGTGCTGCTGTACGGACCCCCAGGCACTGGGAAGACACTGTTGGCCCGGGCTGTGGCTCATCATACAGACTGTACTTTCATTCGTGTCTCTGGCTCTGAATTGGTGCAGAAATTCATCGGGGAAG GGGCAAGAATGGTGAGGGAACTGTTTGTCATGGCCCGAGAACACGCCCCATCTATCATCTTCATGGATGAAATCGACTCCATCGGCTCCTCACGGCTGGAGGGAGGCTCCGGAGGGGACAGTGAAGTCCAGCGCACGATGCTGGAGCTGCTCAACCAGCTGGATGGCTTCGAGGCCACCAAGAACATCAAG GTCATCATGGCGACTAACAGGATTGACATCCTGGACTCAGCGCTGCTCCGCCCAGGGCGCATTGACAGAAAAATTGAATTCCCACCCCCCAATGAGGAG GCCCGGCTGGACATTTTGAAGATCCATTCTCGGAAAATGAACCTGACCCGGGGGATCAACCTGAGAAAAATTGCTGAGCTCATGCCAGGAGCATCAGGGGCTGAAGTGAAG GGCGTGTGCACTGAAGCCGGCATGTACGCGCTGCGGGAGCGGCGAGTCCACGTCACCCAGGAGGACTTTGAGATGGCAGTAGCCAAG gtcaTGCAAAAGGACAGTGAGAAAAACATGTCCATCAAGAAGCTATGGAAGTGA
- the FTSJ3 gene encoding pre-rRNA 2'-O-ribose RNA methyltransferase FTSJ3, whose translation MGKKGKVGKSRRDKFYHLAKETGYRSRSAFKLIQLNRRFQFLQKARALLDLCAAPGGWLQVATKFMPVSSLIVGVDLVPIKPLPNVVTLQEDITTERCRQALRKELKTWKVDVVLNDGAPNVGASWVHDAYSQAHLTLMALRLACDFLGRGGCFITKVFRSRDYQPLLWIFQQLFRRVQATKPQASRHESAEIFVVCQGFLAPDKVDSKFFDPKFAFKEVEVQVKTVTELVTKKKPKAEGYAEGDLTLYHRTSVTEFLRAANPVDFLSKASEISLDDEELARHPATTEDIRACCQDIRVLGRKELRSLLNWRTKLRRYVAKKLKEQAKALDISLSSGEEEEGEEEESAAGMGPQPSEEEEEEEQLNRTLAEMKAQEVAELKRKKKKLLREQRKQRERVELKMDLPGVSIADEGETGMFSLRTIRGHQLLEEVTQGDMSAADTFLSDLPRDDIYVSDVEEEDDTSLDSDLDPEELVGVRAPQSLKDQKCVRFAEVQDGKEEEEEENPLLVPLEEKALLQEEQASLWFSKDGFSGIGDDADEALEIGQAQLLYESRRKGQQLPPLPSGVKTENKPPPCQDEAPERAEAPSGTEAATGPGGAERDGSSDSDSSSSEGEESWKPRRRQKQSRGPKSDDDDDGFEIVPIKDPVKHRILDPEGLALGAIIASSKKARRDLIDDSFSRYTFNEDEGELPDWFVQEEKQHRIRQLPIDKKEVERYRKRWREINARPIKKVAEAKARKKRRMLKKLEQTKKKAEAVVNTVDISEREKVAQLRSLYKKAGLGKEKRQVTYVVAKKGVGRKVGRPAGVRGHFKVVDSRMKKDQRAQQRKEQKKKHKRK comes from the exons ATGGGCAAAAAGGGCAAAGTCGGGAAGAGCCGGCGAGACAAGTTCTATCACTTGGCAAAGGAGACGG GTTACCGTTCCCGGTCTGCTTTCAAGCTGATCCAGCTGAATCGCCGCTTTCAATTTCTGCAGAAAGCCCGAGCCTTGCTGGACCTGTGCGCTGCACCGGGTGGATG GCTGCAAGTGGCCACCAAGTTTATGCCTGTATCCAGCCTTATTGTGG GAGTGGATCTGGTTCCAATCAAGCCTCTTCCCAATGTGGTGACACTCCAAGAGGACATCACAACAGAACGCTGTAGGCAG gCCCTGAGGAAGGAGCTGAAAACCTGGAAAGTTGATGTTGTGCTCAATGACGGGGCCCCCAACGTCGGGGCTAGCTGGGTCCATGATGCTTACTCACAAG CCCATTTGACACTGATGGCTCTGCGTTTGGCTTGTGATTTTCTGGGCCGTGGTGGCTGCTTCATCACAAAGGTTTTCCGTTCCCGTGACTATCAGCCCTTACTGTGGATCTTCCAGCAGCTCTTCCGCCGTGTCCAGGCCACCAAGCCCCAAGCCTCTCGTCATGAATCTGCAGAGATCTTTGTAGTCTGCCAGG GATTCCTGGCTCCTGACAAGGTTGACAGTAAATTCTTTGACCCGAAATTTGCCTTCAAGGAGGTTGAAGTTCAGGTCAAGACTGTTACTGAATTGGTGACTAAGAAGAAGCCAAAG GCTGAAGGCTATGCTGAGGGTGACCTCACACTCTATCACCGAACCTCAGTCACTGAGTTCCTCCGAGCTGCCAACCCTGTTGACTTCCTCTCCAAAGCCAGTGAA ATCTCGCTAGACGATGAAGAGTTGGCACGGCATCCAGCTACCACTGAGGACATCCGGGCGTGCTGTCAGGATATCAGAGTGCTGGGGCGTAAGGAGCTCAG GTCCCTACTGAACTGGAGAACGAAGCTTCGGCGGTATGTGGCCAAGAAACTGAAAGAACAAGCAAAGGCACTGGACATCAG CCTCAGCtcgggggaggaagaggaaggtgaAGAGGAAGAGTCAGCAGCTGGGATGGGGCCGCAGCcctcggaggaggaggaggaggaggagcagctgAACCGGACCCTGGCGGAGATGAAGGCCCAGGAGGTGGCGGAGTTAAAGAG gaagaaaaagaagctgCTGCGTGAGCAGAGGAAGCAGCGGGAACGTGTGGAGCTGAAGATGGATCTTCCCGGGGTTTCCATTGCAGACGAGGGGGAGACTGGCATGTTCTCCCTGCGCACCATCCGGGGTCACCAG TTGTTAGAGGAGGTAACACAGGGGGACATGAGTGCTGCAGACACGTTTTTGTCTGATCTGCCAAGAGACGACATCTACGTATCAGATGTTGAGGAGGAGGATGATACGTCTCTGGATAGTGACCTGGACCCAGAGGAGCTGGTGGGAGTCAGAGCACCTCAGAGTCTAAAGGACCAAAAGTG TGTACGGTTTGCTGAAGTGCAAGATggtaaagaggaggaagaagaagagaatccATTGCTGGTACCATTGGAGGAAAAGGCACTACTGCAGGAAGAACAGGCCAGCCTGTGGTTCTCAAAG GATGGCTTCAGTGGGATTGGGGATGATGCCGACGAGGCCCTGGAGATCGGTCAGGCCCAGCTGTTGTACGAGAGCCGTCGCAAGGGGCAGCAGCTGCCACCACTGCCTTCCGGTGTGAAGACGGAGAACAAACCTCCCCCGTGCCAGGATGAGGCCCCTGAGAGGGCAGAGGCTCCTTCAGGGACAGAGGCTGCCACTGGCCCCGGCGGGGCAGAGAGAGATGGCAGTTCTGACAGTGACAGCAGTAGCAGTGAGGGTGAAGAGAG ctGGAAACCGCGCCGCAGGCAGAAGCAAAGCCGTGGGCCTAAgtcagatgatgatgatgatgggttTGAGATCGTGCCTATCAAGGACCCAG TGAAACATCGGATACTGGACCCTGAAGGCCTTGCTCTAGGTGCTATTATTGCTTCTTCCAAAAAAGCCAGGAGGGACCTCATTGATGACTCCTTCAGCCG GTACACATTTAATGAGGATGAGGGGGAGCTTCCAGACTGGTTTGTGCAGGAGGAAAAGCAGCACAGGATACGACAGTTGCCTATTGATAAGAAGGAGGTGGAGCGTTACCGGAAACGCTGGCGGGAAATCAATGCACGTCCCATCAAGAAAGTGGCTGAGGCCAAGGCCAGGAAGAAACGGAGG ATGCTGAAGAAGCTGGAGCAAACCAAGAAGAAGGCAGAAGCTGTGGTCAACACAGTGGACATCTCAGAACGGGAGAAAGTGGCACAGCTTCGAAG TCTCTATAAGAAAGCTGGGCTTGGAAAGGAGAAACGCCAAGTCACCTATGTTGTAGCCAAAAAAGGTGTGGGCCGCAAAGTGGGCCGGCCAGCTGGGGTCAGAGGTCACTTCAAGGTGGTGGACTCGAGAATGAAGAAGGACCAAAGAGCACAGCAACggaaagagcagaagaaaaagCACAAGCGGAAGTGA